A stretch of the Orcinus orca chromosome 1, mOrcOrc1.1, whole genome shotgun sequence genome encodes the following:
- the S100A10 gene encoding protein S100-A10: MPSQMEHAMETMMFTFHKFAGDKGYLTKEDLRVLMEKEFPGFLENQKDPLAVDKIMKDLDQCRDGKVGFQSFFSLIAGLTIACNDYFVVHMKQKGKK, encoded by the exons ATGCCCTCTCAAATGGAACACGCCATGGAAACCATGATGTTCACATTTCACAAGTTTGCTGGGGATAAAGGCTACTTAACAAAGGAGGACCTGAGAGTACTCATGGAAAAGGAGTTCCCTGGATTTTTGGAA aatcaaAAAGACCCTCTGGCTGTGGACAAAATAATGAAGGACCTGGACCAGTGCCGAGACGGCAAAGTGGGCTTCCAGAGCTTCTTTTCACTAATCGCTGGGCTCACCATCGCGTGCAATGACTATTTTGTAGTACACATGAAGCAGAAGGGAAAGAAGTAG